In a genomic window of Pseudoalteromonas xiamenensis:
- a CDS encoding MgtC/SapB family protein, whose amino-acid sequence MDLLSLFTIYPLSWSSIFAAILCGSIIGLERQLRGKPVGIRTSSLIVLGTYVFVAMATAVTNENVDASRIIGQIVTGIGFLGAGVMLARDGIVVGVTSAAAIWMLAAIGICIPVAGEWVAIKISVVVVGILYGVDLLEETFTSLTRGVHAKYNDWLNKKSKRKQDDHFLK is encoded by the coding sequence ATGGACCTATTATCACTTTTTACAATCTATCCTCTTTCTTGGTCTAGTATTTTTGCAGCAATTCTGTGTGGTTCCATTATTGGGCTTGAAAGACAGCTACGTGGTAAGCCGGTAGGTATTCGTACATCGTCTTTAATTGTGCTTGGAACTTATGTGTTTGTGGCGATGGCAACTGCCGTTACCAACGAAAATGTTGATGCGTCGAGGATCATTGGGCAAATCGTTACAGGGATTGGCTTTTTAGGTGCAGGTGTTATGCTTGCGCGTGATGGTATTGTGGTCGGTGTAACTTCTGCTGCCGCTATTTGGATGCTCGCTGCGATTGGGATTTGTATTCCTGTTGCTGGTGAATGGGTTGCTATCAAAATATCTGTTGTTGTGGTGGGTATTTTATACGGTGTAGACCTTTTAGAGGAAACCTTCACCTCGCTGACCCGAGGCGTTCATGCAAAATACAATGATTGGCTTAACAAAAAATCTAAACGTAAACAGGACGACCATTTTCTGAAATAA
- a CDS encoding EAL domain-containing response regulator, with product MQNAINSILVVDDQQVVRHTLCLCLRNIGYSDVAQAENGSEAKVCLNKHAFDLIFLDLNMPVEDGFSVLKYLAAVDFKGLVVLISSEDEALLESTTTLARQYKLEILGCVQKPLSIGVLKELLARGSEYIQLKHNRFVDEMSKEQIVSLLDNNLHCAYFQPQIDLSTHQLKGLEVLARFKNVNGQLVFPDSFIPTIEQDAGLMMRFTRAIICHAFEQIMRFGHFMDELTIALNISGKVLNDDDFPAWLKEQVEMAGLTPCRVICELTETALNDDPNALSTQMLRLRMMGFRLSIDDFGTGYSSMEQLHRLPFHELKIDKHFVFNCLSNPKSAAIVEQSIKLATALNMEVVAEGIECLNTEMYLRSLGCHVGQGFYYSKAVEMDALLAMWKPTQRASSEV from the coding sequence GTGCAAAATGCGATAAACTCAATTTTGGTCGTTGACGACCAACAGGTGGTAAGGCACACGCTTTGCCTGTGTCTTCGAAACATTGGTTACAGTGACGTAGCGCAAGCAGAAAATGGCAGTGAAGCGAAGGTGTGTTTGAACAAACATGCATTCGATCTCATTTTCTTAGACTTGAATATGCCCGTGGAAGACGGCTTTTCGGTCTTGAAATATTTAGCCGCGGTCGATTTCAAAGGGCTAGTCGTTCTTATTAGCAGTGAGGACGAAGCGTTATTGGAGTCGACCACTACGCTTGCTCGTCAATACAAACTCGAGATTTTAGGGTGCGTGCAAAAACCGCTTAGCATAGGCGTGCTCAAAGAGTTATTGGCAAGGGGCAGTGAGTATATTCAACTGAAACATAATCGATTTGTTGATGAAATGTCGAAAGAACAAATCGTGAGTCTATTAGACAATAATCTTCATTGTGCCTACTTTCAGCCTCAAATCGATCTATCGACACACCAGCTAAAGGGATTAGAAGTACTAGCTCGTTTCAAAAATGTGAACGGACAGCTCGTGTTTCCTGACAGTTTTATACCCACGATTGAGCAAGACGCAGGGTTAATGATGCGATTTACGCGCGCCATAATCTGCCATGCTTTTGAACAGATTATGCGCTTTGGGCATTTTATGGACGAATTGACCATAGCCTTAAACATTTCTGGCAAAGTGTTAAATGATGACGATTTCCCTGCATGGTTAAAGGAGCAGGTTGAGATGGCCGGATTAACTCCCTGTCGAGTTATTTGTGAACTAACCGAAACGGCGTTAAATGATGATCCTAATGCACTTTCTACACAAATGTTGAGGCTTCGTATGATGGGTTTTCGGTTATCCATCGATGATTTCGGTACCGGCTATTCTTCAATGGAGCAACTTCACCGATTGCCATTCCATGAACTAAAAATAGATAAGCACTTTGTCTTCAACTGCCTAAGTAATCCTAAGTCGGCTGCAATTGTAGAGCAAAGCATTAAACTGGCGACCGCATTGAACATGGAAGTTGTCGCGGAAGGGATCGAATGTCTGAATACAGAAATGTATTTAAGATCGTTAGGATGTCATGTTGGCCAAGGGTTCTACTATTCAAAAGCGGTAGAAATGGACGCTTTGTTGGCGATGTGGAAACCAACTCAACGGGCGTCTAGCGAAGTTTAG
- a CDS encoding DUF885 domain-containing protein, with translation MKRYSLVALAVVATLAGCTPQQPNQNQEKKVEQVTQDQTLSVDHVVEQYTKTFIQHEPALATSLKLDPAQYGEYANRLPDYSVAGMQALQNDMNRSAEQLSNLLTQDLTPDQRMHVSVNEVIARYYAGDAKFPGGYIDTWGGHLPYIVNQLAGPLVDIPTVLKDQHEISSVKDAEDYLTRLDGFALLIEQVRQKVADDAKHGIVLPKVLFGNTLGYLNNFKAPSSQEHPLVTSFASRLEGVEGVSPEDRATFVSQAAKLVQDKIYPAFEKVIADMQVLETKAPEDVGIWAQPNGAEFYQHEITYLADSTMTAEEIHQIGLDEVTRINKRMDEILKANGLTEGSVSERMQKLNYDPRFIYEDSDEGREKLLTFLRGEIETVNKKAPNFFSTLPTQQVEVRRIPKAVEAGAPGGYYNGPSLDGSRPGVFAINLKDMNAVPSFTLKTLTYHEAVPGHHFQIALNMLQTEIGLMRQNASFNAFIEGWALYSELVAYEMGMYENDPFGDLGRLQAEAYRAARLVVDTGLHFKKWTRQQAIDYFAEATGSAMSDVTAAIDRYIAWPGQALGYKLGMLKFLELRAKAQSALGDKFDIKAFHDLILLKGARPMSIVEDDVNQWIAATK, from the coding sequence ATGAAACGCTATAGCCTCGTCGCACTCGCTGTTGTCGCAACACTTGCTGGATGTACTCCACAACAACCGAATCAAAATCAAGAAAAAAAAGTTGAGCAAGTAACACAAGACCAGACTTTGTCTGTTGACCACGTCGTCGAGCAATACACCAAAACCTTTATTCAACACGAACCAGCTTTGGCAACTTCGCTCAAATTAGATCCCGCTCAGTATGGTGAGTATGCCAATCGACTGCCTGATTATTCCGTCGCAGGTATGCAAGCGCTGCAAAACGACATGAACCGTTCTGCGGAACAATTAAGTAATCTGCTAACTCAAGACCTAACTCCTGATCAACGTATGCACGTAAGCGTCAATGAGGTCATTGCACGCTACTACGCCGGAGATGCAAAGTTCCCTGGCGGTTATATTGACACTTGGGGTGGTCATTTACCTTATATAGTAAATCAGCTTGCTGGCCCACTTGTTGACATCCCTACCGTGTTGAAAGATCAACATGAAATTTCTTCTGTTAAAGATGCCGAAGATTATTTAACGCGTCTTGATGGTTTTGCACTCTTAATCGAACAAGTCAGACAAAAAGTTGCTGATGATGCAAAACACGGCATTGTGTTACCAAAGGTGTTGTTTGGTAACACACTCGGCTATTTAAACAATTTTAAAGCGCCGTCTTCCCAAGAGCATCCACTTGTTACCTCTTTTGCGAGTCGTTTAGAGGGTGTTGAAGGTGTTAGCCCTGAAGATCGTGCTACGTTTGTTAGCCAAGCCGCGAAACTGGTACAGGATAAGATATACCCTGCGTTTGAAAAGGTGATTGCTGATATGCAAGTGCTTGAAACAAAAGCACCTGAAGATGTCGGAATTTGGGCACAACCAAATGGCGCAGAGTTTTATCAGCATGAAATTACGTACTTAGCTGATTCCACGATGACAGCGGAAGAAATCCATCAAATTGGTTTAGACGAGGTTACACGAATCAACAAACGAATGGATGAAATTCTTAAAGCCAACGGTTTAACAGAAGGCTCTGTCAGTGAGCGCATGCAAAAACTGAACTACGACCCTCGTTTCATCTATGAAGACTCTGATGAAGGACGAGAGAAACTACTTACGTTCTTGCGTGGCGAAATCGAAACCGTAAACAAAAAGGCTCCTAACTTTTTCTCAACATTACCGACTCAACAGGTTGAAGTTCGTCGTATTCCTAAAGCCGTAGAGGCTGGTGCTCCAGGAGGCTACTACAACGGCCCTTCACTTGATGGTTCACGTCCAGGCGTTTTTGCTATCAACTTAAAAGACATGAATGCGGTACCAAGCTTTACTCTAAAGACGCTTACGTATCATGAAGCAGTGCCTGGTCATCACTTCCAAATTGCACTAAACATGCTTCAAACGGAAATCGGCCTCATGCGCCAAAATGCGTCGTTTAACGCGTTCATTGAAGGTTGGGCTCTCTACTCAGAATTAGTCGCATACGAGATGGGTATGTATGAAAACGACCCATTTGGCGATCTTGGTCGTCTGCAAGCTGAGGCTTATCGTGCAGCACGCCTTGTTGTTGACACAGGTCTTCACTTTAAAAAATGGACTCGCCAGCAAGCTATTGATTATTTTGCGGAAGCAACGGGTTCTGCGATGAGCGATGTTACCGCAGCAATTGACCGTTATATTGCATGGCCAGGACAAGCGCTTGGTTATAAACTTGGGATGTTGAAATTCTTAGAACTAAGAGCGAAAGCACAGAGTGCTCTAGGCGATAAATTTGATATCAAAGCGTTCCATGATTTAATTTTGTTGAAAGGTGCAAGACCGATGTCAATCGTTGAAGACGATGTAAATCAATGGATTGCAGCAACAAAGTAA
- a CDS encoding PAS domain S-box protein, protein MRFSLKLPIIFLVFGTLLLLGELFLSWQAKNAIQSTTSNNIQREASLLVRLIDRNLFERYHDAQAFTLSLGGRAKPNFSDPQVSARIVRNLNAFVDNYKVYRRIAVVDLNGNVLAINSTNLLGKPLPNIDATKVDFQKTPWFNGILAGQTLNPHRIESTYVYGPIQGLFESNTDNFDMIFGVRLLDERGEPWGMWVNIVDFSMVETIVGETYALLSSRGMESTEITLIDNEGKILIDYDPTGQHSAKYKRNFDVVGVLNLVDEGLESARLAVSGLTGSSISEHTRKKVEQISGFSHSQGAYDFPGLGWSVLIRIPTDEAFAASNQLVRESAYLAGLLLVAIALISFYLSRKIAGPLTSLSKAVNGLASGDLAIAIPEHKSEDEIGSMVGALQNLKAMVVERDKLSKVNDEQQFQIDIQNRAIESSETGIIVASASEKDFPITYVNKAFELLTGYRAEEVVGRNCRFLQGDESDQPEILQLRHAIINKLSCSVVLKNFKKDGTLFYNNLHIDPVFSENGQLTHYIGVQVDVTEIKHQERAIRRQLEKEIEVRIQETRDSESRLRGVFDTSLDGTVVIDQFGTMLDVNRALELIFGQSREELVGENISRLMPPSYEDVHDSYIQRYMTTGTKRLIGKPRKVVGLHKSGRTFPIEISVGEIQLGNSTAFVGFVKDITEQENIKVREIALRKELQEKEIVYRAAFSQAAVGMARVGLSGHILESNDMMGELFGYSDADMLTLVYQDLAVQSEDGEDSPFDMLVRENRKSYSIDKQFYRKDGTDFWAFLSISLVRQDDGEPKYFIVIIEDISERKEFEAELSHAKAVRDDLLMGMRLASDAGGICNWSHNIESGEIKWDEGMYGLYGVELATMVSDKDWQAMIHDEDRVMVRSTLNKAIDQGTSYNCEFRIINQFTHRVHWVKSAASLVYDEDGMPEMVHGITLDITDERLIHAVLEKESAAARQASEAKSRFLATMSHEIRTPMNGVIGMIDLLRETHLSKDQMRMVSTIRDSSFSLLEVINDILDFSKIESGQMELEMTECNVLTLIEKTMDALWVNARNKQVELYFKHDFNMPEVMVADAVRIRQVLLNLLGNAIKFTHRPDGEGSVKVATRYLPAEKAWQLSITDTGVGMTDEQMDKLFKPFTQADSSTTRKYGGTGLGLSISQSFINLMGGEIKASSTLGKGSTFSFRLPIQSDHFGPNAKKMQYNLQNHRFALDIVNEDVKDICIDLLVQFGAGDINHDVHSIADVDEKLVVLSVGESAFANVHRCKNLIFEADPAGQKGYCHPRSYSVATHPLRPSELLLGVAILCGLESPEFDWNYILKKEIDETRLSSHESAPVDQGVVLCAEDQPTNQLVLSGQLSRLGYRYDMTSNGVEALDKWKNGHYSLILTDCHMPHMDGIELTKEIRRIEVEKGIEKTLIIAVTANAVVGEAERCLAAGMDDYITKPVELATLQKVLALRLKGKQIRPTAGTAKSDNKDVVQDELIDFGHLKNIIGTDDVDMTRAVLAMFWESVSEDMVKLEDALKLQNVDKVRSLAHGAKGSAASSGAIKLSVLLKEIESNHRNLDVAKARFEETQQMMFNIKQKLINEQIIPN, encoded by the coding sequence ATGCGATTCTCTCTAAAATTACCGATTATATTTTTAGTGTTTGGCACGTTGTTGCTGCTTGGGGAGCTGTTTCTCTCTTGGCAAGCCAAGAACGCGATACAAAGTACTACGTCGAATAATATTCAACGTGAAGCATCGTTACTTGTCCGGCTGATCGACAGAAATTTATTTGAACGGTATCACGATGCTCAGGCTTTTACTCTCTCTCTCGGTGGCCGGGCGAAACCGAATTTCAGTGACCCACAAGTTAGCGCTCGAATTGTCAGAAATCTCAATGCCTTTGTCGATAATTACAAAGTATATCGGCGTATCGCAGTGGTCGATTTGAACGGAAACGTCCTTGCGATAAATTCCACTAATTTGCTTGGTAAACCGTTACCAAATATTGACGCGACGAAAGTCGACTTCCAAAAAACACCTTGGTTTAACGGGATATTGGCAGGTCAAACACTTAATCCTCACCGAATTGAAAGCACCTATGTGTATGGCCCAATTCAAGGGCTATTTGAATCAAATACTGACAACTTTGACATGATTTTTGGCGTACGCTTGCTTGACGAACGGGGTGAGCCATGGGGTATGTGGGTGAATATCGTCGATTTCTCGATGGTAGAAACCATCGTTGGCGAAACCTATGCGTTATTGTCTTCCAGAGGAATGGAAAGTACGGAAATTACGCTGATCGACAATGAAGGAAAGATTCTTATCGATTACGATCCTACGGGTCAACATTCAGCTAAATATAAGCGGAATTTTGATGTAGTAGGTGTACTTAACTTAGTTGATGAAGGGTTGGAGAGTGCGCGTCTTGCGGTATCTGGATTAACAGGCTCATCTATTTCTGAGCACACTCGTAAAAAAGTGGAACAAATTTCTGGTTTTTCCCATTCACAAGGCGCATATGATTTCCCCGGGCTGGGTTGGTCTGTACTTATTCGAATTCCAACTGACGAGGCCTTTGCTGCATCTAACCAACTTGTGCGCGAGTCAGCTTATTTGGCTGGGCTACTGCTCGTAGCTATAGCGCTGATTTCATTTTACCTTTCAAGGAAAATTGCTGGACCGTTGACTAGTCTGTCTAAGGCGGTGAATGGACTTGCCTCGGGAGACCTCGCGATAGCTATTCCTGAACACAAATCTGAGGATGAAATTGGTTCAATGGTGGGGGCTCTGCAAAATCTCAAAGCGATGGTGGTTGAGCGAGATAAACTAAGCAAAGTGAATGACGAGCAGCAGTTTCAAATTGACATTCAAAACCGTGCAATTGAAAGTTCAGAAACAGGCATTATCGTCGCAAGTGCGAGTGAGAAAGATTTTCCGATTACATACGTCAATAAAGCATTTGAGCTCCTCACAGGGTATCGAGCCGAAGAAGTTGTTGGGCGCAATTGTCGCTTTTTGCAAGGGGACGAGTCGGATCAACCTGAGATATTGCAGCTCAGGCATGCGATTATAAATAAGCTGTCTTGTTCTGTGGTGCTAAAAAATTTCAAAAAGGACGGCACACTTTTTTACAACAATTTGCACATCGACCCTGTTTTCTCAGAAAACGGCCAGTTAACCCACTACATCGGTGTTCAAGTCGATGTGACAGAAATAAAGCATCAAGAACGAGCTATACGGCGTCAGTTAGAAAAAGAAATTGAAGTACGCATTCAAGAGACCAGAGATTCTGAATCAAGATTGCGCGGTGTATTCGATACATCGTTAGATGGTACCGTAGTGATTGATCAATTTGGTACGATGCTTGATGTTAATCGAGCACTTGAGCTGATTTTTGGACAATCTCGAGAGGAGTTAGTTGGTGAAAATATCTCGCGGTTGATGCCACCCTCCTACGAAGATGTTCACGACAGTTATATTCAAAGATACATGACCACCGGTACGAAACGCTTAATTGGCAAGCCCAGAAAAGTGGTGGGTTTACATAAATCAGGTCGTACTTTTCCAATCGAAATATCGGTCGGTGAAATTCAATTGGGCAATAGCACCGCATTTGTGGGATTTGTAAAAGATATAACCGAGCAAGAAAATATCAAAGTGCGAGAAATTGCGCTTCGTAAAGAGTTACAGGAAAAAGAAATTGTGTATCGAGCCGCATTCTCCCAAGCAGCTGTTGGGATGGCGCGGGTTGGTTTATCAGGTCATATCCTAGAGTCTAATGACATGATGGGAGAGCTGTTTGGCTATTCTGATGCCGATATGTTGACGTTGGTCTATCAGGATTTGGCCGTTCAGTCAGAGGACGGCGAAGATTCACCATTTGATATGCTCGTTCGAGAAAACCGAAAGTCCTATTCAATAGACAAGCAATTTTATCGAAAAGATGGCACTGATTTTTGGGCTTTTCTGTCAATTTCTTTAGTCAGGCAGGATGATGGTGAACCAAAGTATTTTATTGTAATTATTGAAGATATTTCGGAGCGAAAGGAGTTTGAAGCAGAACTCAGCCACGCAAAAGCAGTTCGTGATGATTTACTTATGGGTATGCGGCTGGCCTCAGATGCTGGTGGTATTTGTAACTGGTCTCATAACATCGAAAGTGGTGAGATCAAGTGGGATGAAGGCATGTACGGTTTATATGGTGTTGAGCTTGCAACGATGGTGAGTGATAAAGATTGGCAAGCCATGATCCATGACGAAGACAGAGTGATGGTGCGTTCAACGTTAAACAAAGCCATAGATCAAGGCACGTCCTATAACTGTGAATTCCGTATCATTAATCAATTTACACATCGAGTGCACTGGGTGAAGTCAGCGGCAAGTTTAGTGTATGACGAAGACGGTATGCCGGAAATGGTACATGGAATAACGTTGGATATTACCGATGAACGTCTTATACACGCCGTGCTCGAAAAGGAATCCGCGGCGGCACGTCAAGCGAGTGAAGCAAAGTCACGGTTTCTAGCTACGATGAGCCATGAAATCAGAACTCCAATGAATGGGGTGATAGGGATGATTGATTTGCTGAGAGAAACCCATTTGTCTAAAGACCAAATGAGAATGGTGAGTACCATTCGCGATTCGTCTTTTTCCTTACTTGAAGTTATCAACGATATTCTTGATTTTTCAAAGATAGAATCGGGTCAAATGGAATTGGAAATGACCGAATGTAATGTACTTACGCTTATTGAAAAAACGATGGATGCACTTTGGGTGAATGCCCGAAACAAACAAGTTGAGTTGTATTTTAAGCATGATTTTAATATGCCAGAGGTTATGGTAGCGGATGCTGTTCGAATTAGACAAGTGCTACTTAATCTATTAGGTAATGCGATTAAATTTACACACAGGCCGGATGGTGAAGGGTCGGTTAAAGTGGCTACGCGGTATTTACCCGCAGAAAAAGCGTGGCAATTGTCAATTACGGATACCGGTGTCGGAATGACCGACGAGCAAATGGATAAGCTCTTTAAACCGTTCACACAAGCGGACAGTTCCACTACGCGAAAATACGGTGGAACTGGTTTAGGTTTAAGTATTTCCCAGTCGTTTATTAATCTCATGGGCGGAGAAATCAAGGCCTCTAGCACCTTAGGAAAGGGCAGTACTTTTTCATTTAGATTGCCAATTCAATCAGACCACTTTGGGCCGAATGCGAAAAAAATGCAGTACAACCTTCAGAATCATCGGTTTGCTTTGGATATAGTAAACGAAGATGTAAAAGACATTTGCATCGATTTGTTAGTCCAGTTTGGGGCCGGTGACATTAATCATGATGTGCATTCAATAGCAGACGTCGACGAAAAACTGGTTGTTTTATCGGTTGGTGAGTCTGCATTTGCAAACGTCCATCGTTGTAAAAACTTAATATTTGAAGCTGATCCAGCTGGCCAAAAAGGGTATTGCCATCCAAGGTCATATTCTGTAGCGACTCACCCACTTCGCCCAAGTGAGTTGCTTCTCGGTGTCGCTATTCTTTGTGGTCTTGAAAGCCCTGAATTCGATTGGAATTATATACTCAAAAAGGAAATAGATGAGACAAGATTAAGCAGCCATGAGTCTGCGCCAGTAGATCAGGGCGTGGTACTTTGCGCGGAAGATCAACCAACAAATCAACTTGTCTTGTCAGGCCAACTTAGTCGGCTTGGCTACCGCTATGACATGACGTCAAATGGTGTAGAAGCGCTGGATAAGTGGAAAAATGGTCACTATTCACTCATTCTAACTGATTGTCATATGCCACATATGGACGGTATAGAGTTAACCAAGGAGATAAGAAGAATTGAAGTGGAAAAGGGGATCGAGAAGACCTTGATTATTGCAGTGACTGCGAATGCGGTCGTTGGGGAAGCGGAGCGATGCTTAGCTGCAGGTATGGATGATTACATTACAAAACCTGTGGAACTGGCTACTCTTCAAAAAGTGTTGGCGTTGCGTTTAAAAGGTAAGCAAATACGCCCTACGGCGGGTACTGCAAAAAGTGATAACAAAGACGTTGTTCAGGATGAACTTATCGACTTTGGCCATCTCAAGAATATCATCGGGACAGATGACGTAGATATGACTCGTGCTGTACTTGCGATGTTTTGGGAAAGTGTTTCAGAAGATATGGTTAAGCTGGAAGACGCACTTAAGCTCCAAAATGTAGATAAGGTAAGAAGCTTAGCGCATGGGGCTAAAGGCTCAGCCGCATCTTCGGGCGCAATCAAATTGAGTGTGTTGCTGAAAGAAATTGAATCAAATCACCGTAACCTTGATGTAGCGAAAGCACGATTTGAAGAAACCCAGCAAATGATGTTTAACATTAAGCAGAAACTCATCAATGAGCAAATTATTCCAAATTGA
- a CDS encoding LysE family translocator has product MIDISILPLFFVSVFFLVISPGPDLLLISSYSTARGFRSGIAISLGIFGAGILQSGLVAFGLGEIMQTMPTVAFAVKVIGACYLLWLGVNLIRAWFKQTQCNVNDQVTQLKQLTYRRLAYRGCMTNLLNPKALLFFSFFLPQFTHTSSSITTQLLFLGLLLSGIALVMNVAFSIVFSAAGRYFKGKLNFGHHTDGILGLVFVGLAARLVTTK; this is encoded by the coding sequence ATGATAGACATTTCGATACTCCCACTGTTCTTCGTTAGCGTATTTTTTCTTGTAATTTCACCAGGTCCAGACCTGTTATTGATCTCGAGTTATTCAACAGCAAGAGGGTTTAGGTCTGGAATAGCGATTTCATTAGGTATCTTTGGCGCAGGTATACTGCAATCAGGCCTCGTGGCTTTTGGCTTGGGAGAGATCATGCAAACGATGCCGACTGTCGCATTTGCGGTTAAAGTAATCGGTGCATGTTATTTGCTGTGGCTTGGGGTGAATCTCATTCGCGCTTGGTTTAAACAAACACAATGTAATGTCAATGACCAAGTTACGCAATTGAAACAGTTGACTTACCGTCGTTTAGCTTATCGCGGTTGTATGACTAACTTACTTAACCCAAAAGCTCTGTTGTTCTTCAGTTTTTTCCTGCCACAGTTCACACATACCTCGTCAAGTATAACCACTCAGTTGCTTTTTCTTGGACTCTTGCTAAGTGGTATAGCACTTGTAATGAACGTGGCATTTTCGATTGTGTTTAGCGCCGCAGGGAGGTACTTTAAGGGAAAGTTGAACTTTGGACACCATACAGATGGTATACTAGGGCTGGTGTTTGTAGGACTTGCTGCGCGTTTAGTGACGACTAAGTAA
- a CDS encoding response regulator, whose translation MFDCCPTIIVLYEAKNTVDQIADVFNSRYRNRLFININKEQSKFAKILKEQHEAILYVYVFDHPEEARKIRDFLVSHPLLDQQDSIPQLSLLFCEKQHREIALNMCNDDIFYQYETLKPIYDLNHLSLTVHRAVELLQCHLLKINLEKEVKNLSEKLVATHSTLDGIKDSLTDHQSEQSERLNKVTKPIGQLLENVTLLEWRRAYDNTTKSLSSRELDCLADQFPVEEIRESMSGLNHENSKALDTIVKAIETAKPKIEHSMPLILLADDQLLIQKIVTTIIEPRGMRIESAMNGVEALLKAKVMMPDIVLLDIDMPTMDGFTTLQAFQSDEQLRDIPVIMLTSESDKEMIKTCIDYGATDYILKPTQAETLIRKIKRAVQQKRKQIIKTA comes from the coding sequence ATGTTTGACTGTTGTCCTACTATTATTGTGCTTTATGAGGCGAAAAATACGGTCGACCAAATCGCTGATGTGTTCAATAGCCGTTATCGGAATCGACTTTTCATAAACATTAATAAAGAGCAAAGTAAATTCGCTAAAATTCTCAAAGAACAACACGAAGCTATTCTTTACGTGTATGTTTTTGATCATCCAGAAGAAGCGCGGAAAATCAGAGATTTCCTAGTATCTCATCCATTACTTGACCAACAAGATTCAATACCACAGCTTTCGCTGTTATTTTGTGAAAAGCAGCACCGCGAAATAGCACTCAATATGTGTAACGATGATATTTTCTATCAGTATGAAACACTGAAACCAATTTATGATTTGAATCATTTATCGCTTACAGTCCACAGAGCAGTCGAACTACTACAGTGTCATTTATTAAAAATAAACTTAGAAAAAGAAGTTAAAAATCTATCTGAAAAACTTGTTGCAACTCATTCAACGCTTGATGGGATCAAAGATTCGCTCACTGACCACCAGAGTGAACAAAGTGAACGATTGAATAAAGTGACTAAGCCCATAGGGCAATTATTGGAAAATGTAACGTTGCTCGAATGGCGACGAGCTTATGACAACACCACGAAGTCCTTATCTAGTCGAGAACTTGATTGTTTGGCAGATCAATTTCCAGTTGAAGAAATTAGGGAAAGCATGAGTGGTCTCAACCATGAAAACAGCAAAGCACTCGACACAATTGTTAAAGCGATTGAAACAGCAAAACCCAAAATTGAACATTCGATGCCGCTGATATTGCTCGCGGATGACCAGTTACTCATTCAAAAAATCGTAACGACGATTATTGAGCCAAGGGGGATGCGCATCGAGAGCGCGATGAATGGCGTAGAGGCATTGCTAAAAGCGAAGGTGATGATGCCTGATATTGTGTTGCTCGATATTGATATGCCCACCATGGACGGTTTTACTACTTTGCAGGCATTTCAAAGTGATGAGCAGCTGCGAGATATTCCCGTTATTATGCTTACCAGTGAGTCAGATAAAGAAATGATCAAGACCTGCATCGATTATGGTGCAACCGATTATATATTAAAGCCGACGCAAGCTGAGACGTTGATAAGAAAAATCAAAAGAGCAGTACAGCAAAAACGCAAACAAATAATCAAAACGGCTTAA